Proteins co-encoded in one Acidithiobacillus caldus ATCC 51756 genomic window:
- a CDS encoding penicillin-binding protein 1A has translation MGSGVRRLRPWLLWGLLSLVPLFLLVLAGLGVWTYRLWESLPAVHQLEDWHPQEPLRIYADNGQLLEVIGPQLRYALPLQKIPRHLQEAFIAAEDASFYSSNPFYYPVSFPGIARAAWVDLTHLAPVQGASTIPEQVARDFYLSPKKTVTRKVAQILLAYKLAAHLDRQQILDLYLNKIYLGEGAYGVQAAAKTYYGKSVDQLTLGEMATLAGLPAAPSAFNPIASPAAAKARRDYVLRRMARLGFITAAQARAASAEPIRARYHAPASNVAPYATAWIRHWLESHFGADFTYRSGLRVYTSINPVDQRAADRDMATGLENYAMGLDSMDPKAWHGPIAQLHGAALASAVHGTRPPLLPEHDPANLHWAVVLKASARSAELSLQGRQRVTLSLRDVRWVRLPPSGRAPQAVDQVLQRGDLVWLRHYVAAATAGTGNPVWGSKVWHSVPHGGWQLTQIPHVQGALVSLNSHSGGILALMGGFSYELSHFDRALYAYRQPGSGFKPFVYAAAIDAPALLASGHRGYFTPVSLIADTPLVIHLANGQIYAPTNYSRTFSKTPFPIWEDLADSHNVPSVRLLMDVGIPYARAYVERFGIPAKQIPASPSMVLGSGDFTPLQIARAYATFSSGGFLPHPYLIRKILTRNGTQVSLLDCPLGYRPPPKDTVIPPGVAYLLTRMMERVIREGTGVAAQILHRHDLAGKTGTTNHEDNAWFNGYNPDVTTSVWVGYDDNHSMGTWAAGAREALPIWIRYMHTALKPYPDIGFFQPPDVVTARYDPKTGTLVSKDDPKRGSKIGYFLAGYLPPSAKAERRSQLRSFIHALMHIF, from the coding sequence ATGGGTTCCGGCGTGCGTAGGCTGCGGCCTTGGCTCCTGTGGGGTCTGCTTTCCCTCGTCCCTCTATTTCTGTTGGTGTTGGCGGGCTTGGGGGTGTGGACCTACCGCCTCTGGGAGAGCCTGCCCGCCGTGCATCAGCTGGAGGACTGGCATCCGCAGGAGCCGCTGCGCATCTATGCCGATAATGGTCAACTGCTCGAGGTCATCGGTCCGCAGTTGCGTTATGCTCTGCCGCTGCAAAAGATTCCCCGCCACCTGCAGGAGGCCTTCATCGCCGCCGAGGATGCGAGCTTCTATAGTTCCAATCCCTTCTACTATCCGGTGAGCTTTCCCGGTATTGCGCGGGCCGCCTGGGTGGATCTCACGCACCTTGCGCCGGTGCAGGGGGCGAGCACCATTCCGGAGCAGGTGGCCCGGGATTTTTACCTGAGTCCCAAGAAGACGGTGACGCGCAAGGTGGCGCAAATCCTCCTGGCCTATAAACTGGCGGCGCACCTCGATCGCCAGCAGATTCTCGATCTCTATCTGAACAAGATCTATCTTGGTGAAGGTGCCTATGGGGTGCAGGCCGCCGCCAAGACCTATTATGGCAAATCGGTGGATCAGCTGACGTTGGGCGAGATGGCCACCCTGGCGGGTCTGCCGGCCGCACCCTCGGCCTTCAATCCCATTGCCTCGCCGGCGGCTGCCAAGGCACGCCGCGACTACGTCCTGCGCCGCATGGCCCGACTTGGCTTCATCACCGCAGCTCAGGCACGGGCGGCTAGCGCCGAGCCGATCCGCGCGCGCTATCATGCCCCCGCCAGCAATGTGGCGCCCTATGCCACGGCCTGGATACGGCACTGGCTGGAGTCCCATTTCGGCGCCGATTTCACCTATCGCAGTGGTCTGCGTGTCTACACCAGTATCAATCCCGTGGATCAGCGGGCGGCGGATCGCGACATGGCAACGGGTCTGGAGAATTACGCCATGGGTCTGGACAGCATGGACCCCAAGGCCTGGCACGGGCCCATCGCCCAGTTGCACGGCGCAGCACTGGCCAGCGCCGTACACGGCACCCGACCGCCCTTGCTGCCCGAACACGATCCGGCCAATCTCCACTGGGCAGTGGTGCTGAAGGCCTCGGCCCGGAGTGCAGAGCTTTCCCTGCAAGGACGTCAGCGGGTGACGCTCAGCCTGCGCGATGTGCGCTGGGTGCGCTTGCCTCCCAGTGGGCGGGCGCCACAGGCGGTCGATCAGGTATTGCAGCGGGGCGACCTGGTCTGGCTGCGTCACTATGTGGCCGCGGCGACGGCGGGGACGGGCAACCCAGTCTGGGGTAGCAAGGTCTGGCATTCCGTACCCCACGGGGGGTGGCAGCTCACCCAGATTCCCCACGTGCAGGGGGCCTTGGTCTCTCTGAATAGTCACAGCGGGGGCATCCTCGCCCTGATGGGCGGCTTCAGCTACGAACTCAGCCATTTTGATCGTGCCCTCTACGCCTATCGCCAGCCGGGCTCGGGTTTCAAGCCCTTCGTCTATGCTGCGGCCATCGATGCGCCGGCGCTTCTGGCCAGCGGTCACCGGGGCTACTTCACGCCGGTATCCCTCATTGCCGATACGCCGCTCGTCATCCATCTGGCCAACGGGCAGATCTATGCGCCCACCAACTACAGTCGAACGTTCTCGAAGACCCCCTTCCCCATCTGGGAGGATCTTGCGGACTCGCACAATGTGCCCAGCGTCCGTCTCCTCATGGATGTGGGCATACCCTACGCCCGCGCTTACGTGGAGCGTTTTGGCATACCGGCAAAACAGATTCCCGCCAGTCCGTCCATGGTCCTCGGTTCCGGCGACTTCACGCCCTTGCAGATTGCACGGGCCTACGCCACCTTCTCCAGCGGTGGCTTCCTGCCCCATCCCTACCTGATCCGCAAGATTCTGACCCGCAATGGAACCCAGGTGTCCTTACTGGATTGCCCGCTGGGCTACCGCCCACCGCCCAAGGATACGGTGATCCCTCCCGGAGTGGCCTATCTGCTCACGCGGATGATGGAACGGGTGATTCGGGAAGGCACCGGGGTGGCGGCGCAGATCCTGCATCGTCACGATCTGGCCGGCAAGACGGGTACCACCAACCACGAGGACAATGCCTGGTTCAATGGCTACAACCCCGACGTCACCACCTCCGTCTGGGTGGGTTACGACGACAATCACAGCATGGGCACCTGGGCGGCCGGCGCCCGCGAGGCTCTGCCCATTTGGATCCGCTACATGCACACGGCCCTCAAGCCCTATCCGGATATCGGCTTTTTCCAGCCACCGGATGTCGTGACCGCTCGTTACGATCCCAAGACCGGTACCCTGGTGTCCAAGGACGATCCCAAGCGCGGCAGCAAAATCGGCTATTTCCTGGCGGGCTACCTGCCGCCCTCGGCCAAGGCCGAGCGACGTTCGCAGCTGCGCAGCTTCATCCACGCCCTGATGCATATTTTCTAG
- the rplM gene encoding 50S ribosomal protein L13 translates to MKTYSAKSHEVQGDWFVVDATDKVLGRLSAELARRLRGKHKPEFTPHADIGDYIVVVNAAKVAVTGNKAKDKMYYRHTGYVGNLKSASFEKMMETHPERVIEIAVKGMLPKNPLGRAMYRKLKVYAGAEHPHSAQQPRPLDI, encoded by the coding sequence ATGAAAACCTATTCCGCCAAGTCCCACGAGGTACAAGGGGACTGGTTCGTTGTTGACGCTACCGACAAGGTGCTTGGTCGCCTGTCCGCGGAGCTGGCCCGTCGTTTGCGCGGCAAGCACAAGCCAGAGTTCACGCCGCATGCGGACATCGGAGACTACATCGTCGTCGTCAACGCCGCCAAGGTCGCCGTCACCGGCAACAAGGCCAAGGACAAGATGTACTATCGCCACACCGGTTATGTCGGCAACCTCAAGAGCGCATCCTTCGAGAAGATGATGGAAACGCATCCGGAGCGCGTCATCGAGATCGCGGTCAAGGGTATGCTGCCCAAGAATCCCTTGGGTCGGGCCATGTACCGCAAGCTCAAGGTATACGCCGGTGCCGAGCATCCGCATTCGGCCCAACAGCCCCGCCCTCTCGACATTTAA
- a CDS encoding cytochrome ubiquinol oxidase subunit I, whose translation MIIENSLPVLLSRLDFAWITTMHILWTPLTIGMSWLLFALEIAWLKTGDERWYKLNRFFEKIFIINFGAGVATGVTMEMAFGILYGPFSQAAGPFFGNILGFETITAFMYEAGFIGLMVFGWGKVSKAMHAFATFNVGLSSSLSAMWILMANSWMQTPNGVVLKDGLFQVTNWWHAIFNDNFVWGFPHMWVATVELSLFVFAGVAGWFILKNRNADLFTKLLKPTLLALLIVTPIQIYIGDSVGKDVADTQPTSLAAMEGHYHTYLPDGSPNTSWNLIAIPNAQNDGNVFAIGIPHVLSLLETHTWNGVVKGLDQFPAKDRPDVWVPFYAFRVMVAIGFFLFFVALWGNWLRLRGKLTARELQKRPWFLRALVLSSLLPYLAIWTGWWVREIGRQPWLVYGMMRTYEGVSHMSVAQEIAWFAGYIVFELVVWAGAWYFFTRVIAKGVDDIAPSDTLFHHTEEDESHAGGGHARPSFAKPVLERNR comes from the coding sequence ATGATCATTGAAAACAGCTTGCCGGTCCTGCTCAGCCGTCTGGACTTTGCCTGGATCACCACCATGCATATCCTCTGGACGCCGCTGACCATCGGTATGTCCTGGCTGCTCTTCGCTTTGGAGATAGCCTGGCTCAAGACCGGTGACGAGCGCTGGTACAAGCTCAACCGCTTTTTCGAAAAGATCTTCATCATCAACTTCGGTGCCGGTGTGGCCACCGGTGTGACCATGGAGATGGCCTTCGGCATCCTCTACGGGCCTTTTTCCCAGGCTGCAGGGCCCTTCTTCGGCAACATCCTGGGCTTTGAGACCATCACTGCCTTCATGTACGAGGCGGGCTTCATCGGCCTCATGGTCTTCGGCTGGGGTAAGGTGAGCAAGGCCATGCACGCCTTTGCGACCTTCAACGTGGGCCTGTCCTCGAGCCTGTCGGCCATGTGGATCCTGATGGCCAACTCCTGGATGCAGACGCCCAACGGCGTGGTGCTCAAGGACGGCCTCTTCCAGGTGACCAACTGGTGGCACGCCATTTTCAATGACAACTTCGTCTGGGGCTTCCCACACATGTGGGTGGCGACCGTCGAGTTGTCCCTGTTCGTGTTTGCCGGAGTGGCAGGCTGGTTCATCCTGAAGAACCGCAACGCCGACCTCTTCACCAAGTTGCTGAAGCCCACGCTCCTGGCGCTGCTCATCGTCACCCCTATCCAGATCTATATCGGTGACAGTGTCGGCAAGGATGTGGCGGACACGCAGCCGACCTCCCTGGCGGCCATGGAGGGGCATTACCACACCTACCTGCCCGATGGCAGCCCCAATACCTCCTGGAACCTCATCGCCATCCCCAATGCCCAGAACGATGGCAACGTCTTTGCGATCGGCATCCCCCACGTCCTGAGCCTCTTGGAGACCCACACCTGGAACGGCGTGGTGAAAGGTCTGGATCAGTTCCCGGCCAAGGATCGCCCGGATGTCTGGGTACCCTTCTATGCCTTCCGGGTCATGGTAGCCATCGGCTTCTTCCTCTTCTTCGTGGCCCTGTGGGGCAACTGGCTGCGCCTGCGGGGCAAGCTCACGGCGCGGGAGTTGCAGAAGCGTCCCTGGTTCCTACGTGCCCTGGTGCTGTCGAGCCTCCTGCCCTACCTGGCCATCTGGACCGGCTGGTGGGTGCGTGAGATCGGTCGCCAGCCTTGGCTCGTGTACGGCATGATGCGCACCTATGAAGGCGTGAGTCACATGAGCGTGGCCCAGGAAATCGCTTGGTTCGCGGGCTACATCGTCTTCGAACTCGTGGTCTGGGCAGGCGCCTGGTACTTCTTCACCCGGGTCATTGCCAAGGGTGTGGACGATATCGCTCCCTCGGATACCCTGTTCCACCACACGGAAGAGGACGAAAGCCACGCTGGCGGTGGTCATGCGCGGCCGAGCTTCGCCAAGCCCGTCCTGGAACGGAATCGCTGA
- the pgi gene encoding glucose-6-phosphate isomerase yields the protein MTEKTLVDLATWQDLHKQAAAWRGRHLKDLFAEDPQRGERYRAEACGLYLDYSKNWLDEAALAGLFKLAEERGLAARRDAMFAGEHINVTEDRAVLHVALRLPASAHCVVDGADVVPEVQAVLQRMADFSARVRDGSWLGASGKPIRTVINLGIGGSYLGPEMAYLALRRFRHPRIEVRFVANVDGAALEQALARLDPAETLFIVASKTFTTLETMTNARAARQWLVATLGEAAVAQHFVAVSTNAEAVRAFGMDTEHMFGFWDWVGGRYSMDSAIGLSTMIAVGAEAFFDLLAGFHAMDEHFRTSPLRQNLPVLHGLISVWYNNFFGAQSQAVLPYAQDLRRLPAYLQQLQMESNGKSVDLQGRPLPVDSGMVIWGEPGTDGQHSFYQLLHQGTRLIPCDLIGFLEPLAESGAQHDLLMANLIAQAEALAFGRTAEQLREEGAAPAQIPFRVCPGNRPSNILLLEALTPRALGILVAFYEHSVFTQGAIWGIDSFDQWGVELGKVLALRVLEDIQGKAQHAHDSSTQQILARYRAARKG from the coding sequence ATGACGGAAAAAACTTTGGTAGATCTGGCCACTTGGCAGGATTTGCACAAGCAGGCGGCGGCGTGGCGCGGACGCCATCTGAAGGATCTGTTCGCCGAGGATCCGCAGCGTGGCGAGCGGTATCGCGCCGAGGCCTGCGGACTATACCTCGACTATTCCAAGAACTGGTTGGACGAGGCGGCTCTGGCTGGCCTCTTCAAGCTTGCCGAGGAGCGGGGTTTGGCGGCGCGGCGCGATGCCATGTTCGCCGGCGAGCATATCAACGTCACCGAGGACCGTGCTGTCCTGCATGTCGCCCTACGCCTGCCGGCCTCGGCGCACTGCGTGGTGGACGGCGCGGACGTCGTACCCGAGGTGCAGGCCGTACTCCAGCGCATGGCGGACTTCAGCGCCCGCGTGCGCGACGGCAGCTGGCTCGGGGCCAGCGGCAAGCCGATCCGGACGGTCATCAACTTGGGTATCGGCGGCTCTTACCTCGGCCCGGAGATGGCTTACCTAGCTCTGCGCCGCTTCCGCCATCCGCGTATCGAAGTGCGTTTTGTGGCTAATGTGGACGGCGCCGCCCTGGAGCAGGCCCTTGCCCGCCTCGATCCGGCGGAGACCCTCTTCATCGTCGCCTCCAAGACCTTCACGACCCTGGAGACCATGACCAACGCCCGCGCCGCCCGCCAGTGGCTGGTGGCAACCTTGGGAGAAGCGGCGGTCGCCCAGCATTTCGTCGCCGTCTCCACCAACGCCGAGGCAGTGCGGGCCTTTGGCATGGACACCGAGCACATGTTCGGTTTCTGGGACTGGGTGGGCGGCCGCTATTCCATGGATTCGGCCATCGGCTTGTCCACCATGATCGCGGTGGGCGCCGAGGCCTTTTTTGACCTGCTCGCCGGTTTCCATGCCATGGACGAGCATTTTCGAACTAGCCCCCTTCGGCAGAATCTGCCGGTGCTGCACGGCCTCATCTCCGTCTGGTACAACAACTTCTTCGGCGCCCAGAGCCAGGCCGTACTCCCCTATGCTCAGGATCTGCGCCGTCTGCCGGCCTACCTGCAACAGTTGCAGATGGAGAGCAATGGCAAGTCCGTCGATCTTCAGGGCCGACCCCTGCCCGTGGACAGCGGCATGGTCATCTGGGGCGAGCCGGGTACCGACGGCCAGCACTCCTTTTACCAGCTCCTGCACCAGGGTACCCGTCTCATTCCCTGCGATCTCATTGGCTTTCTGGAGCCTTTGGCGGAATCTGGCGCACAGCACGATCTGCTCATGGCCAACCTCATTGCCCAGGCAGAAGCGCTGGCCTTTGGCAGGACTGCCGAACAGTTGCGGGAGGAGGGCGCAGCGCCGGCGCAAATACCCTTTCGCGTCTGCCCCGGTAACCGCCCCAGTAATATCCTGCTGCTGGAGGCGCTGACGCCGCGGGCCCTGGGCATCCTGGTGGCCTTCTATGAGCACAGTGTGTTCACCCAGGGGGCCATCTGGGGTATCGACTCCTTCGACCAGTGGGGCGTGGAGCTCGGCAAGGTGCTGGCGCTGCGTGTCCTCGAAGATATCCAGGGCAAGGCGCAGCACGCCCACGACAGCTCCACCCAACAGATCCTCGCCCGCTATCGGGCAGCACGCAAGGGTTAG
- a CDS encoding D-alanyl-D-alanine carboxypeptidase family protein — translation MKPSLPVLGLATLFSTQIALGGVPPLPSPPPPPPMPAPQISGVQAAVLLDVQTDQVLMDEHGNRPLNPSGLVKLMTAYLLLQAEHQGLVRPDQNVQVSDRAWHAQGSRMFIQPGLPVTVAQLERGLLIDGGNDAAIVIAQTVAGSVSGFVDLMNRDAAEMGLKHTHFANPDGLPAPDQRSTALDVARLARILIENHPSVLQVAGQPKYTYNHITQYNYNPLAGEKGINGLGVGLASSKHWDLAVSASRDGRSLVAVVLGAASRSSAGADASALLHYGFHGWQQHTVYAAGARVGEIRHLSWSPETLAVTTPKAIEVAVPRGGMGKLSSQFVPAPGLALPIRAREVVGQLELRWQGRLLKSVPVQAAQSVHPAGLVTRLWHRVRAWL, via the coding sequence ATGAAGCCATCCCTGCCCGTTTTGGGTCTAGCCACGCTTTTTTCCACGCAGATTGCCCTGGGCGGTGTACCGCCCCTGCCCAGCCCACCGCCGCCACCGCCCATGCCAGCTCCGCAGATTTCCGGGGTGCAGGCGGCCGTGCTGTTGGATGTGCAGACGGATCAGGTGCTCATGGATGAGCACGGCAATCGTCCCCTCAACCCTTCGGGGCTCGTCAAACTGATGACGGCCTACCTGCTCCTGCAGGCGGAGCACCAGGGGCTGGTGCGTCCGGACCAGAACGTGCAGGTGTCGGATCGTGCGTGGCATGCCCAGGGTTCGCGGATGTTCATCCAGCCGGGCCTGCCGGTGACCGTGGCGCAGCTCGAACGGGGTCTGCTCATCGATGGCGGCAACGACGCCGCCATCGTCATTGCCCAAACCGTGGCCGGGAGTGTGTCGGGTTTCGTGGATCTCATGAATCGCGACGCCGCCGAGATGGGGCTGAAGCACACCCACTTTGCCAATCCCGATGGTCTGCCAGCGCCGGATCAGCGCAGCACGGCTCTGGACGTCGCGCGTCTTGCGCGGATCCTCATCGAGAATCACCCTTCGGTGCTGCAGGTGGCGGGGCAGCCCAAGTACACCTACAACCACATCACCCAGTACAACTACAATCCGTTGGCGGGTGAGAAAGGCATCAACGGTCTCGGTGTGGGGCTTGCATCCAGCAAGCATTGGGATCTGGCGGTGAGTGCCAGCCGCGACGGTCGCAGCCTCGTGGCAGTGGTCCTTGGAGCAGCCTCCCGCAGCAGTGCTGGAGCCGATGCCAGCGCCTTGCTGCACTACGGTTTTCACGGCTGGCAGCAGCACACCGTCTACGCCGCTGGGGCCCGGGTGGGAGAGATTCGCCACCTTTCCTGGAGTCCCGAGACCCTGGCGGTGACTACACCCAAGGCCATCGAGGTGGCGGTCCCGCGGGGCGGTATGGGTAAATTGAGCAGCCAGTTCGTTCCGGCGCCGGGACTCGCCTTGCCCATACGGGCCAGGGAAGTGGTGGGTCAACTGGAGCTGCGCTGGCAGGGGCGACTGCTGAAATCGGTGCCTGTGCAGGCGGCGCAATCCGTGCACCCTGCTGGTCTCGTCACCCGGCTCTGGCATCGCGTGCGGGCTTGGCTGTGA
- the rpsI gene encoding 30S ribosomal protein S9 codes for MEQYYGTGRRKSATARVYLRRGSGKIVINKRSLEEYFGRETSRMIVLQPLELTGHGSQFDILVNVSGGGASGQAGAIRHGITRALMRYDETLRRPLRSAGFVTRDAREVERKKVGKHKARRSHQFSKR; via the coding sequence ATGGAACAGTATTACGGTACCGGACGACGCAAGAGTGCCACGGCGCGCGTCTACCTGCGGCGTGGTTCGGGCAAGATCGTCATCAACAAGCGTAGCCTTGAAGAGTACTTTGGCCGCGAGACCTCGCGCATGATCGTCCTCCAGCCTCTGGAACTCACGGGGCACGGCAGCCAGTTCGACATTCTGGTCAACGTCAGCGGCGGTGGTGCCAGTGGTCAGGCGGGCGCCATCCGTCACGGAATTACCCGCGCCCTCATGCGTTACGACGAAACCCTGCGTCGCCCGCTACGCAGCGCCGGGTTCGTTACCCGCGACGCGCGCGAAGTGGAACGCAAGAAAGTGGGCAAGCACAAGGCACGGCGTAGCCATCAGTTCTCCAAACGCTGA
- the argC gene encoding N-acetyl-gamma-glutamyl-phosphate reductase yields the protein MIRVGIVGGTGYTGVELVRLLLGHPKVRLEIVTSRAEAGQSLADHFPNLRGHTTLCYEEPNLARLRGLDLVFFATPHGVAMDMAPELLAAGVRVIDLGADFRLKDPASYEHWYGLAHSATDILAEASYGLPELFREEIRNSRLVANPGCYPTAVILGLHPLLQAGLLHTDSLIADCKSGASGAGRTARLGLILAETADNVQAYGISGHRHRPEIESVLRRSSGQELELQFSPHLMPMIRGIHATLYARLNRSVADTELQDTYVHRYAQEPFVDVLPWGSHPATRSVRGANVCRIAIHQPRPGQVVVLSVIDNLVKGAAGQALQNMNLLFDFPETLGLEPIALLP from the coding sequence ATGATTCGAGTCGGGATTGTCGGCGGTACGGGTTATACGGGTGTTGAGCTGGTACGGCTCCTGCTGGGGCACCCGAAGGTACGCCTGGAAATCGTCACCTCCCGCGCCGAGGCAGGGCAGAGCCTCGCCGATCACTTCCCCAACCTGCGCGGACACACCACGCTGTGTTACGAGGAGCCGAACCTCGCCCGCCTGCGCGGGCTCGACCTCGTCTTTTTCGCCACGCCTCACGGCGTTGCCATGGACATGGCACCCGAACTCCTTGCTGCAGGGGTTCGGGTCATCGACCTCGGCGCCGATTTCCGTCTGAAAGACCCCGCCAGCTACGAGCACTGGTACGGCCTCGCCCACAGCGCCACCGATATTCTGGCTGAGGCCAGCTACGGCCTACCGGAGCTCTTTCGCGAGGAGATCCGGAATAGTCGCCTGGTGGCCAACCCCGGCTGTTATCCGACGGCGGTCATCCTCGGCCTGCATCCGCTCCTGCAGGCAGGTCTCCTGCACACGGACAGTCTCATTGCCGACTGCAAATCCGGTGCCAGTGGCGCAGGCCGAACGGCGCGTCTGGGGCTCATCCTCGCCGAGACGGCCGACAATGTTCAGGCGTACGGCATCAGTGGGCACCGCCACCGGCCCGAGATCGAGTCGGTGCTACGTCGCAGCAGCGGACAGGAACTGGAGCTGCAGTTCAGCCCTCACCTCATGCCCATGATCCGCGGCATCCACGCAACCCTTTACGCTCGCCTGAATCGATCCGTGGCCGATACCGAGCTGCAGGACACGTATGTGCACCGCTACGCGCAGGAGCCCTTCGTCGATGTACTGCCCTGGGGCTCCCATCCGGCAACCCGCTCCGTGCGTGGCGCCAACGTCTGCCGCATCGCCATACACCAGCCGCGACCGGGCCAGGTGGTCGTCCTCTCGGTCATCGACAATCTGGTCAAAGGTGCCGCTGGCCAGGCCCTGCAGAACATGAACCTGCTTTTTGATTTTCCTGAGACCCTCGGTCTGGAACCAATCGCCTTGCTTCCCTGA
- the cydB gene encoding cytochrome d ubiquinol oxidase subunit II translates to MELSHDILNISSALSTWWWLLLGLMFLFYIALDGADLGAGIFALFSKDEDERGAIMASMAGFWDGNETWLVVAGGVLFGAFPLVYGSAFNYLMVPLMLALWAIIMRAVAFEFHIHARSSRKIWGWFFALGSLIATFFAGVALGATLQGFPMASGLAIGGVDSGNYTTPVLHFSGTAMHWLSPFSLWTGVGAVIAAGLAGGLYLCARFVPGDVIHERAKTWTSVFSLLALAAIVVTIVWSYAVFPWAAAKWTGPYWYIWAGWLLLTLSFAYQSMTNHSSGHDFTALLWGEAVVVSLWAAMWASMYPYIVPNTWTIEAAANPANSLAVFTLFMTGFVPVMIMYNWYQIWVFRGRFTKKSVYGGH, encoded by the coding sequence ATGGAATTAAGCCACGACATACTAAACATCAGTTCTGCCCTATCCACCTGGTGGTGGCTGCTGCTGGGTCTGATGTTTCTGTTTTACATTGCCCTGGACGGGGCGGATCTTGGAGCGGGCATCTTTGCCCTCTTTTCCAAGGATGAGGACGAGCGCGGCGCCATCATGGCGTCCATGGCCGGCTTCTGGGACGGTAACGAGACCTGGCTCGTGGTGGCTGGCGGTGTCCTTTTCGGCGCCTTTCCCCTCGTCTACGGCTCTGCCTTCAACTACCTGATGGTTCCGCTGATGCTGGCGCTGTGGGCCATCATCATGCGCGCCGTGGCCTTCGAGTTCCATATCCACGCACGCAGCAGCCGCAAGATCTGGGGCTGGTTCTTCGCGCTGGGCAGCCTCATTGCGACCTTCTTTGCTGGGGTCGCCCTGGGCGCCACCCTGCAGGGCTTCCCCATGGCGTCGGGCCTCGCCATCGGGGGGGTGGACAGCGGCAACTACACCACTCCGGTCCTGCACTTTTCCGGCACGGCCATGCACTGGCTCAGCCCATTCTCCCTGTGGACGGGGGTGGGAGCGGTCATAGCGGCGGGGCTTGCCGGCGGACTCTATCTCTGTGCCCGGTTCGTTCCCGGGGATGTCATCCACGAGCGGGCCAAGACCTGGACCAGTGTCTTTTCGCTCCTGGCACTGGCCGCCATCGTGGTCACCATCGTCTGGTCCTACGCCGTCTTCCCCTGGGCGGCTGCCAAGTGGACCGGCCCTTACTGGTACATCTGGGCAGGCTGGCTGTTGCTGACCCTCTCCTTCGCCTATCAATCCATGACCAACCACAGCAGCGGTCACGACTTCACTGCCCTGCTCTGGGGGGAGGCGGTCGTGGTTTCCCTCTGGGCCGCCATGTGGGCAAGCATGTACCCCTACATCGTGCCCAACACCTGGACCATCGAGGCGGCAGCCAACCCGGCCAACTCACTGGCGGTGTTCACCCTGTTCATGACGGGATTCGTGCCGGTGATGATCATGTACAACTGGTACCAGATCTGGGTCTTCCGCGGTCGCTTCACCAAGAAGAGCGTCTACGGCGGACACTAG